The Cycloclasticus sp. genomic sequence CCATAAAAAGCGTCACTTTTTACGTCAGCTGAAGTGAGGCGTTATGTGTCAATTAAATAGAGGCAATATATGGATTGGAAGGTATTTTTAACAATATTTGGGGCGGTATTCATCGCTGAGCTGGGTGATAAAACTCAGCTAGCTACCATGCTATTTGCCACAGATAAAGAGGTAAGCAAATACACCGTTTTTTTTGCTGCTTCTGCTGCTCTCATTGTAGCTTCAGCTCTTGGTGTTCTTGCCGGTACTTTATTATCCGAATACATAAATGAAAAACACCTGCACTATGTTGCTGGTGCGGGTTTTATCGGAATTGGTATTTTTACTTTATACAATGCGTAAAGCACATAACAATTGACTGCGGTTAAAAGTCAGTTTTTTATGTTCATTTTGAGGGGAGAGAGGCTTTTAAAAAACCCCTTACTCCCCTAGCACGCTGGTTAATTCGAACGTTAGGCTTTAAAAATCATGCCATATATTACAACGTATAAAAAAGCAGGTTATATCGCTGTAACCTTTATTTCAACTATCGCAATATTAATAGTTTTTTCGCTCGATCCAATCGAGCAAAACCCTGAATACCACGAATTTGTGGATCAAAGAATATTTTTTGGTATCCCTAATTTCTGGAACGTCATCTCTAACCTTCCATTCTTATTAGTCGGCGGTCTAGGGCTTTATAGTATTTATTATTCTAAAAAAGCAGCATTAATCAATGAGTTTAAAATCGCCTATTCATTGTTTTTTCTTGGTGTTTCAATGGTAGCAGTTGGATCATCTTATTATCACCTCTTGCCAAGCAACGAGACACTGGTCTGGGATCGCCTACCGCTGACTATTGCTTTCATGTCACTATTTTCAATTGTTATAAGTGAGTTCACTTTTCCAAAACTTGGGAAAATACTACTGTGGCCGCTAATTATGGTTGGTGCGTACTCTGTATATTACTGGCTCATCACCGAACGTCAGCATGCTGGAGATTTACGATTATATTTCTTGGTTCAATTTCTACCGGTATTAGTAATGCCGTTAATGCTTTTACTCTTTAAACCAACATTCACAAACAATAAAGGTTACTGGTTATTGTTGTTAGCTTACGTGCTGGCCAAATTATTAGAGTATTTTGATGCCCATATTTACAATGCTTTATTTTTTATTAGTGGCCACTCCATTAAACATATCGCGGCAGCATTTGGCGTATATTTACTATTATTGTCATATAACGATCGAGAAAAAGCCTAACCATACGTTTAACAACGTAGCTTTGCACTATGCTCTGTATAAAATGAAAGCTGAGAATTAAAATAAATATGAATGAAGAGCTAAAATTAGAAATCTCTACGTTATCTCAAAACGCGCGTGCCTTTCCTAAAGCCTTATGTGCCTAGATAAATAGTCGCATGGATATAAAATTAGGCAACCTGTTCCAATCTATCCCTGACAATCTCGATGATGAGGTTTTTGACCTACTTATTCAAAATGAAAAGGTTAAGGTAGAGAGGATAATTTCCAAAGGTCACCGTTCCCCGAAATCAGGATGGTATGACCAAGAACAAGATGAGTGGGTCGTTGTTCTAAAAGGAGAGGCCGTCATTGCATTTAGAGATGGCGCTGAATTTAACCTTATTGCAGGCTCACATTTAAATATACCGGCGAACACGAAGCATAAAGTGACGTGGACCGACCCTGAGGTAGAAACGATATGGCTTGCTATTCACTACTAATCCAAACAGCACGGAGGTGATACATTGGCTTACTATCTAATCAAAATTGCCATCACTACAATTTTAATTGTCTTGATTTCCGAGGTTGCCAAGCGCAGCAGCTTTGTTGGCGCCATCTTGACCTCTATTCCATTGATCTCGGTACTGGCGATGACCTGGCTTTATATAGACACCAAAGATATTTCAAAGATTAGCAATCTTTCGATCAGCGTCTTTTGGCTTGTCATTCCTTCCTTGGCTTTATTTTTGGCATTACCGTTACTACTGAAACAGGGTTTAAACTTTTACCTCAGTATGGGAATTTCAATAGGGCTTACCGTTGGCTGTTATTGGCTTATGATCACCGCTTTAGGTTATTTTGGAGTAGAACTGTGAGTGCCGTCTAACACGCATGGTCAGCCCAACCGCCGCAAGCTGATGTGCGCGTTTGGTCTAAGCTGCGCCTCTACTTCCCAATCAACGGTGGGTGGCAAATAATCTGCACGGTAATACCTTCAGGGTCATAACAATAAAAACTTTTTGCGCCATCGCGGTGCTTACGTGGTTGCGTTTTCATTTTAATGTTGTGATGCGTTAGAAAGGCAAACCACTCATCTACGTCCTCTTCTGTATCTAGAAAAAAGCCTATATGGTCTAGCGTTGGCACCCCGCTTTGCTCGCCGTTTACAACGTGTAGGGCCAAATTATCATTCCCTGACGTTAGGTAAACATTATCGGCATCGGGTCGCCACTCCACCGCCATGCCCATGAGCTCAACATAAAAATATTCACTGGCGGCTAGGTCGCGCACATTCAGTGCGACGTGCCGAAGGCCGGTGGTGGGGTTAGGGCGTTTCATTCGGCATCTACGTCAATAATTTCATAGTCGTGCGTTATCTCTACGGCTTTGCTGAGCATAATTGATGCCGAACAATATTTTTCGGCAGATAAGTTCACCGCACGCGCCACGGCTTTTTCCGTTAAGCCTTTGCCTGAAATAATAAAATGCACATGGATTTTTGTGAACACGGCTGGCACGGTATCTGCCCGTTCTGCATGAATTTCTGCTACACAATCGGTGACGTTTTGACGCGCTTTATCTAAGATCATTTTTACATCAAACGCGGTGCAGCCGCCCATGCCGGTTAGCAGCATTTCCATTGGGCGCAAGCCTAGGTTTCTACCACCATTTTCTGGCGCGCCGTCCATCACAACGGTATGCCCACTGCCAGACTCACCCAGAAACATTGCTCCTTCCACCCACTTTATTCTTACATCCATCGCTATTCCCTACTGGTTAAATTTAGCTGCAAAGAATATCACAAAATTCATTCACGGCCTGTTCTTTGCTGCCCTTCGAATTCAACTGGGCAAGCTATTTAAGAATTCTCTGCTACACTTCATTCCATGAGCAAACTAAAGCCCATCCTTAACTTCTCTGGCATGCCCGATGAGACCTTCGCCCGTTTCATCAGCTTTTGCCATCGCCACGAATACCCGAATAAGACCGACATCATTCAACCTGGCGATGATGTCGATACCTTATATTATTTTATTGAAGGCTCCGCTTATGTTCGTGTTGACGAGATAGATGGGCATGAGTTTATTGTCGCTAACCTTAGCCGTGGTGACTTTATTGGTGAGGCCGGTTTCTTTGAACCTGACGGTAGCCGAGATAAACGAGACGTCTGTGTTCAAACTTGTTCCACTTGCCAACTCGCAGGCATTAGCTATAACCGCTTGAGCTCATTACTGGATAATGAACTCAAAGCAGACAGCAGGGAAATTATTTCTGCACTGGGCAGGCAACTTGCCAAACGCCTGTTGCAGACTAGCCGCAAAGCCGGGCACCTCGCCTTTTTAGATGTCAGCGGCCGAGTCGCAAGGACGTTGATCGATTTAACGGAAACGCCCGAAGCAATGACCCACCCTGAGGGCATGCAAATTAGAGTAACCCGTCAAGACATTGGCCGGATGGTTGGCTGCTCTCGCGAGATGGCGGGGCGTGTTCTTAAATCAATGGGTGAAGAAGGCCTGATCGAAGTGAACGGCAAAACAATCCTAGTTAAAGGCGATCGCTTAGGCTATTAACTGTTTCAGCGCTTCACCCGGATCATCACAACGCATAAACGCCTCGCCAATCAAAAAGGTATGCACGTTATGCTGCTTTAACATCGCAATATCTTCAGACTTGTGTAAACCACTTTCGCTCACGACAATGATGTCATCTGGAATACTATCCAATAAATCCACCGTGGTTTGCAATGATGTTTCAAACGTTCTTAGGTTTCTATTATTGATGCCGACTAAAGCTAAATCCAAGCGCAGTGCACGCTCCAACTCATCCTTATCATGCACTTCCACCAATACATCTAGCTCCAACTGCGTCGCCAATTGATGCAAGTTTTGTAACGCATCATCCTCGAGTGCGGCTACGATCAATAAAATACAGTCCGCACCCATCGCACGCGCTTCATACACTTGATAGGGGTCGACAATAAAGTCTTTACGAATAACCGGCAAATCACACGCCGCCCTCGCCTCTTTTAAATACGCTTCAGAACCCTGGAAAAAGTCTTTATCCGTTAGCACGGATAAACAGGCGGCTCCACCGGCTTCATAACTCATCGCGATCTCAGACGGGATGAAGTGCTCACGCAACAAACCTTTACTTGGCGAAGCCTTTTTTACTTCTGCGATAACGGCTGTTTCGCCTTGTTGTAATTTTCGCTTAATCGATTCAACAAAACCGCGGGGCGCAGAGGCTTCTGCAATTTGCCGCTTTAACTCATCGATAGAGGTATGAGTGAGTCGATCGGCAATTTCTTCTTGCTTGCGGGCGAGTATTTTTTTTAAAACGTCAGGTGTATCACTCATATTAAAAGCTCAGTGTTTTTTCTTTTAGTTCCGCTATTTTTTGTAACGCTTCGCCAGAATTAATTGTTGCGAGCGCTAGCGTTACGCCCGACTTAATACTGTCCGACTTACCACAAACATACAACGCGGCTCCTGCATTTAACGCCAACATATCTGCCGCTTTTTTGCCTTCCGCAGTTTGCTGCTGGCCCAGCGCGTCGTTTATCAAGTCCAACGACTCGGTAGCACTATCAACCGTCAAACCAATTAAGCTCTGACTCGCAATACCCATTTCTTCGGGGGTTATTTTATACTCATGAACAGTGCCATTCTTTAGCTCGGCAATATGTGTCGGCGTTGCCAGGCTAATTTCATCCAGTCCATCTTGTGCGTGCACAACCAGCACATGTTCACTGCCTAAGCGATGTAAAACATTGGCAATCGGCTGGCACAGCGCTTCGTTAAACACACCGATCACTTGCGACTTTACCGCAGCAGGATTGGTCATTGGGCCTAGCATATTAAATATAGTCCGCTGTGCTAGCTCTTTACGCGGGCCAATGGCGTGTTTCATGGCGCTATGGTGGGCTGGCGCAAACATAAAACCGATCCCCACCTGTTGAATACATTGCGCTACTTGGTCGGGCGTTAAATTCAAATTAACCCCTGCCGCTTCCAACACATCGGCGCTGCCGGTTGAACTGGAAACCGAACGATTGCCGTGCTTCGCTACCTGTCCACCGGCCGCTGCAACAATAAAGGCGCTAGCGGTTGAGACATTAAATAAATCCGATCCATCTCCACCGGTACCACAGGTATCAACCAAGAAGTTTCCAGCCACCGTCACCTTTGTCGCCAACTCGCGCATCACAATAGCCGCGCCTTCTATCTCATCTAACGACTCACCTTTCATTCTCAACGCCACCAAAAAACCGCCTATCTGCGCAGGCGTTGCATCGCCCATCATGATCTGACGCATCACGCTGGTCATCTCGTCGGTTGAGAGGTCTTGCTGGTTAATGGCCACTTCTAGCGCCTGTTTAATATCCATTACTTAACCTTTGTTTAGGAAATTTCTTAATAAATCATGGCCGTGTTCCGTCAAAATAGATTCCGGATGGAACTGCACGCCCTCGATGTCTAGTTCAACGTGTTTCAGCCCCATAATTTCATCCATCTCGCCATCCGCTGTTTCTGTCCATGCCGTTATTTCTAAGCAATCTGGCAACGACGCCTTTTCCACCACCAGTGAGTGGTAGCGCGTTGCTTTAAATGGGTTGCTCAAACCGTTAAAAACCCCGCCATTATTATGGTGCATCGCAGACGTTTTACCGTGCATGATTTGCTGCGCATGAACCACTTTACCGCCAAACACTTCACCAATACTTTGGTGCCCTAAGCAGACTCCTAAAATCGGCAAGGTACCGGCCATGCGTTTAATTAATTCTACTGAAATACCCGCTTGCGTCGGTGTACATGGGCCCGGTGAGATCACCAATTTATCGGCCTGCATTGCGATAACGTCGTCAACGCTGGCTTGGTCATTTCGCACGACGTGTACATCCGCCCCCAACTCGGCAAAGTATTGCACCAAGTTATAGGTGAACGAATCGTAGTTGTCGATCATGACTAATTTACACGCCGCCATTAGCTTTCACCTTCTGTTAAACCGCGCTGCGCCATCGCCACCGCTTTAAAAATTGCACGCCCTTTGTTCATTGTTTCTGCCCACTCATTCTCTGGTACTGAATCATGCACAATGCCTGCGCCGGCTTGAATATTCAGCTGGCCATCTTTGATCACTGCCGTGCGGATAGCAATCGCCGTGTCTAAATTACCCGACCATGACAAGTAACCGACCGCACCCGAATAGATACCTCGCTTAACGGGTTCCAATTCATCAATAATTTGCATTGCCCTAATTTTTGGTGCGCCGCTGACTGTTCCTGCCGGAAAAGTCGCCTCCAGCACATCAATCGCATCAAGCCCTAATTGCAGCTCACCCGTCACATTCGACACAATATGCATCACGTGTGAATAGCGTTCGATGACCATTTTATCGGTTAATTCAACCGTACCCGTTTTTGATACGCGGCCTGCATCATTGCGCCCCAAATCAATCAACATTAAATGTTCTGCACATTCCTTAGGATCGGCGAGCAGCTCTTTTTCTAATGCTTCGTCTTCTTCGCGCGTGGCACCACGTGGGCGAGTCCCCGCAATTGGCCGAACCGTTACTTGCTCATCTTCCAGCCGGGTTAAGATTTCGGGGGACGAACCAACAACGTACGTATCGTCTAAATTCAGGTGATACATATACGGTGACGGGTTTAGGCAGCGTAACGCTCGATACAAGTCAATCGCAGGCTCTGCGTACGGAATAGTCATCCGCTGCGACAACACCACCTGCATCACGTCACCCTCAACGATATACTCTTTCACTGTCTTCACTGCGTCTTGAAAGCCTTGCTGAGTAAAGCCTGAAATAAAATCTGCCTCATCCACCGCCACGGTCTGGCTTTGGCCAAAAGAGGACTGTATCTGAGCGGTATTTAGCTGACTCACCAACTCGTCCAAACGGCACATGCCCTTTGCGTAAGCATCCTCTTGTTCTGGATCAACGTGAGTGACGATCATTAATTGGTTGTTGACGTTATCAAAGACTAAAACCTCTTCTGAAATCATCAATAAAATATCGGGCGAGCCGATAGGGTCTTCTTTTTTATTCTGCTGGCTTTGTTCTGCTACTTTCGGCTCGATATAATGAATCGTTTCGTAGCCAAAATAACCAACCAAGCCGCCACTAAAACGCGGCAGGCCTTCAACCTCAGGCGTGTTGAAGGTTGACGCATATTCGCGCACCCAATCTAACGGTGTATCGCTGCTTATTGTCTGCGTTGTTTTGCCATTCGATTGCAGGCTAATCACCTTGCCGCTGATGCTGATAAGGTCTTTACATGGCAGGCCAATAATCGAGTAGCGACCCCAGTTTTCACCACCTTGCACGGATTCAAAAAGGTAACTATAGGGCCCATTTGCCAATTTCATGTAGGCGCTCAATGGGGTTTCTAAGTCAGCCAAGATTGTTTTCATCAGGGGTATTTTGTTATAGCCCTGGTCTGCGTATTGTTTGAATTTTTCGGGTGTCATCACACTGTCTCTTAATTACTTCATCAATGGGTTTAGCTTTTACGATTAAAACTGCCAGCCGAACCGCCATCGTTGTTTCATTAATATTACATCGCCCATGTTAAACATCACCCGTTACGCTGCTTTTTCAAGCAACTGATTTATTTCTGAAAAGTGGCTAATCACAACGTCCGCGCCTAATGTATGCACATCATCCTCACCGTGATAACCGTAATCCACGCAGATGGAATAAAATCCCGCCGCTTGGGCCGCTGCAATATCATTTACCGAGTCACCCACCATAATGGACTGCTCTGCCGACACATTAAAAGATTTTGCTGTTTCTAACAACGGCATAG encodes the following:
- a CDS encoding DUF3147 family protein, producing the protein MAYYLIKIAITTILIVLISEVAKRSSFVGAILTSIPLISVLAMTWLYIDTKDISKISNLSISVFWLVIPSLALFLALPLLLKQGLNFYLSMGISIGLTVGCYWLMITALGYFGVEL
- a CDS encoding cupin domain-containing protein codes for the protein MDIKLGNLFQSIPDNLDDEVFDLLIQNEKVKVERIISKGHRSPKSGWYDQEQDEWVVVLKGEAVIAFRDGAEFNLIAGSHLNIPANTKHKVTWTDPEVETIWLAIHY
- a CDS encoding ceramidase domain-containing protein; this encodes MPYITTYKKAGYIAVTFISTIAILIVFSLDPIEQNPEYHEFVDQRIFFGIPNFWNVISNLPFLLVGGLGLYSIYYSKKAALINEFKIAYSLFFLGVSMVAVGSSYYHLLPSNETLVWDRLPLTIAFMSLFSIVISEFTFPKLGKILLWPLIMVGAYSVYYWLITERQHAGDLRLYFLVQFLPVLVMPLMLLLFKPTFTNNKGYWLLLLAYVLAKLLEYFDAHIYNALFFISGHSIKHIAAAFGVYLLLLSYNDREKA
- the crp gene encoding cAMP-activated global transcriptional regulator CRP, coding for MSKLKPILNFSGMPDETFARFISFCHRHEYPNKTDIIQPGDDVDTLYYFIEGSAYVRVDEIDGHEFIVANLSRGDFIGEAGFFEPDGSRDKRDVCVQTCSTCQLAGISYNRLSSLLDNELKADSREIISALGRQLAKRLLQTSRKAGHLAFLDVSGRVARTLIDLTETPEAMTHPEGMQIRVTRQDIGRMVGCSREMAGRVLKSMGEEGLIEVNGKTILVKGDRLGY
- a CDS encoding OsmC family protein; translated protein: MDVRIKWVEGAMFLGESGSGHTVVMDGAPENGGRNLGLRPMEMLLTGMGGCTAFDVKMILDKARQNVTDCVAEIHAERADTVPAVFTKIHVHFIISGKGLTEKAVARAVNLSAEKYCSASIMLSKAVEITHDYEIIDVDAE
- the trpE gene encoding anthranilate synthase component I, with product MTPEKFKQYADQGYNKIPLMKTILADLETPLSAYMKLANGPYSYLFESVQGGENWGRYSIIGLPCKDLISISGKVISLQSNGKTTQTISSDTPLDWVREYASTFNTPEVEGLPRFSGGLVGYFGYETIHYIEPKVAEQSQQNKKEDPIGSPDILLMISEEVLVFDNVNNQLMIVTHVDPEQEDAYAKGMCRLDELVSQLNTAQIQSSFGQSQTVAVDEADFISGFTQQGFQDAVKTVKEYIVEGDVMQVVLSQRMTIPYAEPAIDLYRALRCLNPSPYMYHLNLDDTYVVGSSPEILTRLEDEQVTVRPIAGTRPRGATREEDEALEKELLADPKECAEHLMLIDLGRNDAGRVSKTGTVELTDKMVIERYSHVMHIVSNVTGELQLGLDAIDVLEATFPAGTVSGAPKIRAMQIIDELEPVKRGIYSGAVGYLSWSGNLDTAIAIRTAVIKDGQLNIQAGAGIVHDSVPENEWAETMNKGRAIFKAVAMAQRGLTEGES
- a CDS encoding VOC family protein, which encodes MKRPNPTTGLRHVALNVRDLAASEYFYVELMGMAVEWRPDADNVYLTSGNDNLALHVVNGEQSGVPTLDHIGFFLDTEEDVDEWFAFLTHHNIKMKTQPRKHRDGAKSFYCYDPEGITVQIICHPPLIGK
- a CDS encoding aminodeoxychorismate/anthranilate synthase component II, yielding MAACKLVMIDNYDSFTYNLVQYFAELGADVHVVRNDQASVDDVIAMQADKLVISPGPCTPTQAGISVELIKRMAGTLPILGVCLGHQSIGEVFGGKVVHAQQIMHGKTSAMHHNNGGVFNGLSNPFKATRYHSLVVEKASLPDCLEITAWTETADGEMDEIMGLKHVELDIEGVQFHPESILTEHGHDLLRNFLNKG
- the trpD gene encoding anthranilate phosphoribosyltransferase, with translation MDIKQALEVAINQQDLSTDEMTSVMRQIMMGDATPAQIGGFLVALRMKGESLDEIEGAAIVMRELATKVTVAGNFLVDTCGTGGDGSDLFNVSTASAFIVAAAGGQVAKHGNRSVSSSTGSADVLEAAGVNLNLTPDQVAQCIQQVGIGFMFAPAHHSAMKHAIGPRKELAQRTIFNMLGPMTNPAAVKSQVIGVFNEALCQPIANVLHRLGSEHVLVVHAQDGLDEISLATPTHIAELKNGTVHEYKITPEEMGIASQSLIGLTVDSATESLDLINDALGQQQTAEGKKAADMLALNAGAALYVCGKSDSIKSGVTLALATINSGEALQKIAELKEKTLSF
- a CDS encoding TMEM165/GDT1 family protein, coding for MDWKVFLTIFGAVFIAELGDKTQLATMLFATDKEVSKYTVFFAASAALIVASALGVLAGTLLSEYINEKHLHYVAGAGFIGIGIFTLYNA
- the trpC gene encoding indole-3-glycerol phosphate synthase TrpC, yielding MSDTPDVLKKILARKQEEIADRLTHTSIDELKRQIAEASAPRGFVESIKRKLQQGETAVIAEVKKASPSKGLLREHFIPSEIAMSYEAGGAACLSVLTDKDFFQGSEAYLKEARAACDLPVIRKDFIVDPYQVYEARAMGADCILLIVAALEDDALQNLHQLATQLELDVLVEVHDKDELERALRLDLALVGINNRNLRTFETSLQTTVDLLDSIPDDIIVVSESGLHKSEDIAMLKQHNVHTFLIGEAFMRCDDPGEALKQLIA